The following are from one region of the Etheostoma spectabile isolate EspeVRDwgs_2016 chromosome 2, UIUC_Espe_1.0, whole genome shotgun sequence genome:
- the gab1 gene encoding GRB2-associated-binding protein 1 isoform X9 yields MSGGDVVCSGWLRKSPPEKKLRRYAWKKRWFVLRSGRLTGDPDVLEYYKNDHAKKPIRVIDLNLCEQVDAGLTFNKKDLEHSFIFDIKTIDRVFYLVADTEEEMNKWVRCICDICGFNPTDDEAAKAAHQSAIGGLVVDTPPHPALGHIAGPPAVLSSVPPPYQPVRVRHLDSQSSSDEPQDYLWLVNCESKKPEPNSSVQLHSPLEGDQEYLLLEECESKTLPPQASLAHAECSKSTSSETDLNDNVPSHRTPTSAGSAKHTSHNGFFPQYPAPASASSIYDSPPSHGASISTDGGLYHLPRSYSQDTVLLPKSASSPPAHPDSGDGSELYVFNTPSRKPSMESQMRNLSISYDIPPTPGANCTYQVPRTLSVSTGVGGSEGGGDVVPPPRPPKPLLSSTSGPPPPPAERSPTDTYCVPRSASETDGNYCVPTSAGNKALRSNTIGTGDCSRLRKDFGSQDCYDIPRSFPSEKSCSFDFNESFNSYFKNKGMMPVGSQSTEEVDQNYVPMSANSPSHHHSGSLSEPMHEPDYVPMTPSTMEFSSLGKQVPPPAHMGFRSSPKTPPRRPMLSECQPPPVDRNLKPDRKGRPAPLEIKPLPEWEEPCTPVRSPVTRSFARET; encoded by the exons GCATGGAAGAAGCGGTGGTTTGTTCTTCGCAGTGGGCGTCTGACAGGCGACCCAGACGTGTTGGAGTACTACAAGAATGACCACGCTAAGAAGCCCATCCGTGTGATTGATCTCAACTTGTGTGAGCAG GTGGACGCTGGGCTGACGTTCAACAAGAAGGACTTGGAGCACAGCTTCATATTCGACATCAAAACCATTGACCGTGTCTTCTACCTGGTGGCTGACACAGAAGAAGAGATGAATAAGTGGGTTCGCTGCATCTGCGACATCTGTGGTTTTAACCCCACTGATGACG AGGCAGCAAAAGCTGCTCACCAGTCAGCCATCGGGGGCCTGGTAGTGGACACCCCACCACACCCAGCACTGGGTCATATTGCCGGTCCACCAGCAGTGCTGTCCAGTGTGCCCCCACCATACCAGCCGGTCAGAGTGCGTCACCTGGACTCTCAGTCCAGTTCAGATGAGCCCCAGGATTACCTATGGCTGGTCAACTGTGAGAGCAAAAAGCCTGAACCCAACAG CTCAGTGCAGCTTCACTCTCCACTGGAGGGAGACCAGGAGTATTTGCTTCTGGAGGAGTGTGAGAGCAAGACTCTTCCTCCCCAGGCTAGTCT AGCCCATGCTGAGTGTTCCAAGTCTACCTCGTCAGAGACAGACCTGAATGACAACGTCCCCTCTCACCGCACGCCCACATCCGCCGGCTCAGCTAAACACACCTCACACAACGGATTCTTCCCACAGTACCCAGCGCCTGCCTCCGCCTCTTCCATCTATGACTCGCCTCCATCACACGGCGCCTCCATCTCAACTGATGGCGGCCTTTACCACCTCCCTCGAAGCTACTCCCAGGACACTGTGCTGCTCCCAAAGTCAGCCTCTTCCCCTCCAGCCCATCCAGACAGCGGGGATGGCTCTGAGCTCTATGTCTTCAACACACCGTCACGGAAGCCCTCAATGGAGTCACAGATGCGTAACCTTTCCATCAGTTATGACATCCCACCTACACCTGGCGCAAACTGTACCTACCAGGTTCCCCGCACTTTGTCAGTGTCGACAGGGGTAGGAGGCTCAGAGGGTGGGGGAGATGTAGTACCCCCTCCCAGACCACCCAAGCCTTTGCTCAGTTCCACCTCAGGACCTCCACCACCCCCTGCTGAGCGCTCACCTACGGACACCTATTGTGTGCCTCGCTCAGCATCAGAGACGGATGGAAACTACTGTGTGCCTACTAGTGCTGGGAATAAGGCTTTACGCAGCAACACTATTGGCACTGGGGACTGTTCACGCCTCCGCAAAG atTTCGGATCCCAGGACTGCTATGACATTCCTAGATCATTCCCCTCTGAAAAAAGCTGCTCATTTGACTTCAATGAAAGCTTCAACAGCTACTTT aaaaacaaaggaaTGATGCCAGTGGGCAGCCAGTCCACAGAAGAGGTAGACCAGAACTATGTACCCATGAGTGCCAACTCCCCGTCACACCATCACTCAGGCAGTTTGTCGGAGCCGATGCACGAACCAGACTATGTGCCCATGACCCCAAGCACCATGGAGTTCTCCTCCCTGGGAAAGCAGGTCCCCCCACCCGCCCACATGGGCTTCCGCTCCAGTCCCAAGACCCCTCCTCGCAGGCCAATGCTCAGTGAATGCCAGCCCCCACCTGTAGACCGAAATCTTAAACCTGACCGCAAAG GAAGACCCGCTCCACTGGAGATAAAACCATTGCCGGAATGGGAGGAGCCCTGTACGCCTGTACGCTCGCCTGTCACACGGTCATTCGCTCGGGA AACATGA
- the gab1 gene encoding GRB2-associated-binding protein 1 isoform X8 translates to MSGGDVVCSGWLRKSPPEKKLRRYAWKKRWFVLRSGRLTGDPDVLEYYKNDHAKKPIRVIDLNLCEQVDAGLTFNKKDLEHSFIFDIKTIDRVFYLVADTEEEMNKWVRCICDICGFNPTDDEAAKAAHQSAIGGLVVDTPPHPALGHIAGPPAVLSSVPPPYQPVRVRHLDSQSSSDEPQDYLWLVNCESKKPEPNSSVQLHSPLEGDQEYLLLEECESKTLPPQASLAHAECSKSTSSETDLNDNVPSHRTPTSAGSAKHTSHNGFFPQYPAPASASSIYDSPPSHGASISTDGGLYHLPRSYSQDTVLLPKSASSPPAHPDSGDGSELYVFNTPSRKPSMESQMRNLSISYDIPPTPGANCTYQVPRTLSVSTGVGGSEGGGDVVPPPRPPKPLLSSTSGPPPPPAERSPTDTYCVPRSASETDGNYCVPTSAGNKALRSNTIGTGDCSRLRKDFGSQDCYDIPRSFPSEKSCSFDFNESFNSYFKNKGMMPVGSQSTEEVDQNYVPMSANSPSHHHSGSLSEPMHEPDYVPMTPSTMEFSSLGKQVPPPAHMGFRSSPKTPPRRPMLSECQPPPVDRNLKPDRKGQSPKIIRAKGVGLERTDSQTVGEFPRGRRKGRPAPLEIKPLPEWEEPCTPVRSPVTRSFARET, encoded by the exons GCATGGAAGAAGCGGTGGTTTGTTCTTCGCAGTGGGCGTCTGACAGGCGACCCAGACGTGTTGGAGTACTACAAGAATGACCACGCTAAGAAGCCCATCCGTGTGATTGATCTCAACTTGTGTGAGCAG GTGGACGCTGGGCTGACGTTCAACAAGAAGGACTTGGAGCACAGCTTCATATTCGACATCAAAACCATTGACCGTGTCTTCTACCTGGTGGCTGACACAGAAGAAGAGATGAATAAGTGGGTTCGCTGCATCTGCGACATCTGTGGTTTTAACCCCACTGATGACG AGGCAGCAAAAGCTGCTCACCAGTCAGCCATCGGGGGCCTGGTAGTGGACACCCCACCACACCCAGCACTGGGTCATATTGCCGGTCCACCAGCAGTGCTGTCCAGTGTGCCCCCACCATACCAGCCGGTCAGAGTGCGTCACCTGGACTCTCAGTCCAGTTCAGATGAGCCCCAGGATTACCTATGGCTGGTCAACTGTGAGAGCAAAAAGCCTGAACCCAACAG CTCAGTGCAGCTTCACTCTCCACTGGAGGGAGACCAGGAGTATTTGCTTCTGGAGGAGTGTGAGAGCAAGACTCTTCCTCCCCAGGCTAGTCT AGCCCATGCTGAGTGTTCCAAGTCTACCTCGTCAGAGACAGACCTGAATGACAACGTCCCCTCTCACCGCACGCCCACATCCGCCGGCTCAGCTAAACACACCTCACACAACGGATTCTTCCCACAGTACCCAGCGCCTGCCTCCGCCTCTTCCATCTATGACTCGCCTCCATCACACGGCGCCTCCATCTCAACTGATGGCGGCCTTTACCACCTCCCTCGAAGCTACTCCCAGGACACTGTGCTGCTCCCAAAGTCAGCCTCTTCCCCTCCAGCCCATCCAGACAGCGGGGATGGCTCTGAGCTCTATGTCTTCAACACACCGTCACGGAAGCCCTCAATGGAGTCACAGATGCGTAACCTTTCCATCAGTTATGACATCCCACCTACACCTGGCGCAAACTGTACCTACCAGGTTCCCCGCACTTTGTCAGTGTCGACAGGGGTAGGAGGCTCAGAGGGTGGGGGAGATGTAGTACCCCCTCCCAGACCACCCAAGCCTTTGCTCAGTTCCACCTCAGGACCTCCACCACCCCCTGCTGAGCGCTCACCTACGGACACCTATTGTGTGCCTCGCTCAGCATCAGAGACGGATGGAAACTACTGTGTGCCTACTAGTGCTGGGAATAAGGCTTTACGCAGCAACACTATTGGCACTGGGGACTGTTCACGCCTCCGCAAAG atTTCGGATCCCAGGACTGCTATGACATTCCTAGATCATTCCCCTCTGAAAAAAGCTGCTCATTTGACTTCAATGAAAGCTTCAACAGCTACTTT aaaaacaaaggaaTGATGCCAGTGGGCAGCCAGTCCACAGAAGAGGTAGACCAGAACTATGTACCCATGAGTGCCAACTCCCCGTCACACCATCACTCAGGCAGTTTGTCGGAGCCGATGCACGAACCAGACTATGTGCCCATGACCCCAAGCACCATGGAGTTCTCCTCCCTGGGAAAGCAGGTCCCCCCACCCGCCCACATGGGCTTCCGCTCCAGTCCCAAGACCCCTCCTCGCAGGCCAATGCTCAGTGAATGCCAGCCCCCACCTGTAGACCGAAATCTTAAACCTGACCGCAAAG GTCAGAGTCCTAAAATAATAAGAGCAAAAGGTGTTGGTTTAGAGCGAACCGACTCTCAAACCGTAGGTGAATTCCCGAGGGGACGACGCAAGG GAAGACCCGCTCCACTGGAGATAAAACCATTGCCGGAATGGGAGGAGCCCTGTACGCCTGTACGCTCGCCTGTCACACGGTCATTCGCTCGGGA AACATGA
- the gab1 gene encoding GRB2-associated-binding protein 1 isoform X1, producing the protein MSGGDVVCSGWLRKSPPEKKLRRYAWKKRWFVLRSGRLTGDPDVLEYYKNDHAKKPIRVIDLNLCEQVDAGLTFNKKDLEHSFIFDIKTIDRVFYLVADTEEEMNKWVRCICDICGFNPTDDEAAKAAHQSAIGGLVVDTPPHPALGHIAGPPAVLSSVPPPYQPVRVRHLDSQSSSDEPQDYLWLVNCESKKPEPNSSVQLHSPLEGDQEYLLLEECESKTLPPQASLAHAECSKSTSSETDLNDNVPSHRTPTSAGSAKHTSHNGFFPQYPAPASASSIYDSPPSHGASISTDGGLYHLPRSYSQDTVLLPKSASSPPAHPDSGDGSELYVFNTPSRKPSMESQMRNLSISYDIPPTPGANCTYQVPRTLSVSTGVGGSEGGGDVVPPPRPPKPLLSSTSGPPPPPAERSPTDTYCVPRSASETDGNYCVPTSAGNKALRSNTIGTGDCSRLRKDFGSQDCYDIPRSFPSEKSCSFDFNESFNSYFKNKGMMPVGSQSTEEVDQNYVPMSANSPSHHHSGSLSEPMHEPDYVPMTPSTMEFSSLGKQVPPPAHMGFRSSPKTPPRRPMLSECQPPPVDRNLKPDRKGQSPKIIRAKGVGLERTDSQTVGEFPRGRRKGRPAPLEIKPLPEWEEPCTPVRSPVTRSFARDLSRFPMPTRPPSVHSTASSTDSEDWDENYVPMVSNMSTDEPNMKLGAPMTADGGSSPMVKPKGDKQVEYLDLDLDPGKSTPPRKIKSNGTGMAVSDERVDYVVVDQQRTQALKSTREAWNDGRQSTETDTLSKGPK; encoded by the exons GCATGGAAGAAGCGGTGGTTTGTTCTTCGCAGTGGGCGTCTGACAGGCGACCCAGACGTGTTGGAGTACTACAAGAATGACCACGCTAAGAAGCCCATCCGTGTGATTGATCTCAACTTGTGTGAGCAG GTGGACGCTGGGCTGACGTTCAACAAGAAGGACTTGGAGCACAGCTTCATATTCGACATCAAAACCATTGACCGTGTCTTCTACCTGGTGGCTGACACAGAAGAAGAGATGAATAAGTGGGTTCGCTGCATCTGCGACATCTGTGGTTTTAACCCCACTGATGACG AGGCAGCAAAAGCTGCTCACCAGTCAGCCATCGGGGGCCTGGTAGTGGACACCCCACCACACCCAGCACTGGGTCATATTGCCGGTCCACCAGCAGTGCTGTCCAGTGTGCCCCCACCATACCAGCCGGTCAGAGTGCGTCACCTGGACTCTCAGTCCAGTTCAGATGAGCCCCAGGATTACCTATGGCTGGTCAACTGTGAGAGCAAAAAGCCTGAACCCAACAG CTCAGTGCAGCTTCACTCTCCACTGGAGGGAGACCAGGAGTATTTGCTTCTGGAGGAGTGTGAGAGCAAGACTCTTCCTCCCCAGGCTAGTCT AGCCCATGCTGAGTGTTCCAAGTCTACCTCGTCAGAGACAGACCTGAATGACAACGTCCCCTCTCACCGCACGCCCACATCCGCCGGCTCAGCTAAACACACCTCACACAACGGATTCTTCCCACAGTACCCAGCGCCTGCCTCCGCCTCTTCCATCTATGACTCGCCTCCATCACACGGCGCCTCCATCTCAACTGATGGCGGCCTTTACCACCTCCCTCGAAGCTACTCCCAGGACACTGTGCTGCTCCCAAAGTCAGCCTCTTCCCCTCCAGCCCATCCAGACAGCGGGGATGGCTCTGAGCTCTATGTCTTCAACACACCGTCACGGAAGCCCTCAATGGAGTCACAGATGCGTAACCTTTCCATCAGTTATGACATCCCACCTACACCTGGCGCAAACTGTACCTACCAGGTTCCCCGCACTTTGTCAGTGTCGACAGGGGTAGGAGGCTCAGAGGGTGGGGGAGATGTAGTACCCCCTCCCAGACCACCCAAGCCTTTGCTCAGTTCCACCTCAGGACCTCCACCACCCCCTGCTGAGCGCTCACCTACGGACACCTATTGTGTGCCTCGCTCAGCATCAGAGACGGATGGAAACTACTGTGTGCCTACTAGTGCTGGGAATAAGGCTTTACGCAGCAACACTATTGGCACTGGGGACTGTTCACGCCTCCGCAAAG atTTCGGATCCCAGGACTGCTATGACATTCCTAGATCATTCCCCTCTGAAAAAAGCTGCTCATTTGACTTCAATGAAAGCTTCAACAGCTACTTT aaaaacaaaggaaTGATGCCAGTGGGCAGCCAGTCCACAGAAGAGGTAGACCAGAACTATGTACCCATGAGTGCCAACTCCCCGTCACACCATCACTCAGGCAGTTTGTCGGAGCCGATGCACGAACCAGACTATGTGCCCATGACCCCAAGCACCATGGAGTTCTCCTCCCTGGGAAAGCAGGTCCCCCCACCCGCCCACATGGGCTTCCGCTCCAGTCCCAAGACCCCTCCTCGCAGGCCAATGCTCAGTGAATGCCAGCCCCCACCTGTAGACCGAAATCTTAAACCTGACCGCAAAG GTCAGAGTCCTAAAATAATAAGAGCAAAAGGTGTTGGTTTAGAGCGAACCGACTCTCAAACCGTAGGTGAATTCCCGAGGGGACGACGCAAGG GAAGACCCGCTCCACTGGAGATAAAACCATTGCCGGAATGGGAGGAGCCCTGTACGCCTGTACGCTCGCCTGTCACACGGTCATTCGCTCGGGA TCTCTCTAGGTTTCCAATGCCCACGAGACCCCCGTCAGTGCATAGTACGGCCTCCAGCACTGACTCTGAGGACTGGGATGAGAATTATGTACCCATGGTCTCTAATATGTCCACAGATGAACCA AACATGAAGCTTGGTGCCCCCATGACTGCTGATGGTGGGAGCAGCCCTATGGTGAAGCCAAAGGGAGACAAACAGGTGGAGTACCTGGATTTGGATCTTGACCCTGGAAAGTCTACCCCACCTAGGAAG ATAAAAAGCAATGGGACTGGAATGGCAGTGTCAGATGAGCGTGTTGACTATGTGGTTGTGGACCAGCAACGGACACAGGCCCTTAAGAGCACCCGGGAGGCCTGGAACGACGGCCGCCAatccacagagacagacacccTTTCCAAAGGACCCAAGTGA
- the gab1 gene encoding GRB2-associated-binding protein 1 isoform X6 translates to MSGGDVVCSGWLRKSPPEKKLRRYAWKKRWFVLRSGRLTGDPDVLEYYKNDHAKKPIRVIDLNLCEQVDAGLTFNKKDLEHSFIFDIKTIDRVFYLVADTEEEMNKWVRCICDICGFNPTDDEAAKAAHQSAIGGLVVDTPPHPALGHIAGPPAVLSSVPPPYQPVRVRHLDSQSSSDEPQDYLWLVNCESKKPEPNRAHAECSKSTSSETDLNDNVPSHRTPTSAGSAKHTSHNGFFPQYPAPASASSIYDSPPSHGASISTDGGLYHLPRSYSQDTVLLPKSASSPPAHPDSGDGSELYVFNTPSRKPSMESQMRNLSISYDIPPTPGANCTYQVPRTLSVSTGVGGSEGGGDVVPPPRPPKPLLSSTSGPPPPPAERSPTDTYCVPRSASETDGNYCVPTSAGNKALRSNTIGTGDCSRLRKDFGSQDCYDIPRSFPSEKSCSFDFNESFNSYFKNKGMMPVGSQSTEEVDQNYVPMSANSPSHHHSGSLSEPMHEPDYVPMTPSTMEFSSLGKQVPPPAHMGFRSSPKTPPRRPMLSECQPPPVDRNLKPDRKGRPAPLEIKPLPEWEEPCTPVRSPVTRSFARDLSRFPMPTRPPSVHSTASSTDSEDWDENYVPMVSNMSTDEPNMKLGAPMTADGGSSPMVKPKGDKQVEYLDLDLDPGKSTPPRKIKSNGTGMAVSDERVDYVVVDQQRTQALKSTREAWNDGRQSTETDTLSKGPK, encoded by the exons GCATGGAAGAAGCGGTGGTTTGTTCTTCGCAGTGGGCGTCTGACAGGCGACCCAGACGTGTTGGAGTACTACAAGAATGACCACGCTAAGAAGCCCATCCGTGTGATTGATCTCAACTTGTGTGAGCAG GTGGACGCTGGGCTGACGTTCAACAAGAAGGACTTGGAGCACAGCTTCATATTCGACATCAAAACCATTGACCGTGTCTTCTACCTGGTGGCTGACACAGAAGAAGAGATGAATAAGTGGGTTCGCTGCATCTGCGACATCTGTGGTTTTAACCCCACTGATGACG AGGCAGCAAAAGCTGCTCACCAGTCAGCCATCGGGGGCCTGGTAGTGGACACCCCACCACACCCAGCACTGGGTCATATTGCCGGTCCACCAGCAGTGCTGTCCAGTGTGCCCCCACCATACCAGCCGGTCAGAGTGCGTCACCTGGACTCTCAGTCCAGTTCAGATGAGCCCCAGGATTACCTATGGCTGGTCAACTGTGAGAGCAAAAAGCCTGAACCCAACAG AGCCCATGCTGAGTGTTCCAAGTCTACCTCGTCAGAGACAGACCTGAATGACAACGTCCCCTCTCACCGCACGCCCACATCCGCCGGCTCAGCTAAACACACCTCACACAACGGATTCTTCCCACAGTACCCAGCGCCTGCCTCCGCCTCTTCCATCTATGACTCGCCTCCATCACACGGCGCCTCCATCTCAACTGATGGCGGCCTTTACCACCTCCCTCGAAGCTACTCCCAGGACACTGTGCTGCTCCCAAAGTCAGCCTCTTCCCCTCCAGCCCATCCAGACAGCGGGGATGGCTCTGAGCTCTATGTCTTCAACACACCGTCACGGAAGCCCTCAATGGAGTCACAGATGCGTAACCTTTCCATCAGTTATGACATCCCACCTACACCTGGCGCAAACTGTACCTACCAGGTTCCCCGCACTTTGTCAGTGTCGACAGGGGTAGGAGGCTCAGAGGGTGGGGGAGATGTAGTACCCCCTCCCAGACCACCCAAGCCTTTGCTCAGTTCCACCTCAGGACCTCCACCACCCCCTGCTGAGCGCTCACCTACGGACACCTATTGTGTGCCTCGCTCAGCATCAGAGACGGATGGAAACTACTGTGTGCCTACTAGTGCTGGGAATAAGGCTTTACGCAGCAACACTATTGGCACTGGGGACTGTTCACGCCTCCGCAAAG atTTCGGATCCCAGGACTGCTATGACATTCCTAGATCATTCCCCTCTGAAAAAAGCTGCTCATTTGACTTCAATGAAAGCTTCAACAGCTACTTT aaaaacaaaggaaTGATGCCAGTGGGCAGCCAGTCCACAGAAGAGGTAGACCAGAACTATGTACCCATGAGTGCCAACTCCCCGTCACACCATCACTCAGGCAGTTTGTCGGAGCCGATGCACGAACCAGACTATGTGCCCATGACCCCAAGCACCATGGAGTTCTCCTCCCTGGGAAAGCAGGTCCCCCCACCCGCCCACATGGGCTTCCGCTCCAGTCCCAAGACCCCTCCTCGCAGGCCAATGCTCAGTGAATGCCAGCCCCCACCTGTAGACCGAAATCTTAAACCTGACCGCAAAG GAAGACCCGCTCCACTGGAGATAAAACCATTGCCGGAATGGGAGGAGCCCTGTACGCCTGTACGCTCGCCTGTCACACGGTCATTCGCTCGGGA TCTCTCTAGGTTTCCAATGCCCACGAGACCCCCGTCAGTGCATAGTACGGCCTCCAGCACTGACTCTGAGGACTGGGATGAGAATTATGTACCCATGGTCTCTAATATGTCCACAGATGAACCA AACATGAAGCTTGGTGCCCCCATGACTGCTGATGGTGGGAGCAGCCCTATGGTGAAGCCAAAGGGAGACAAACAGGTGGAGTACCTGGATTTGGATCTTGACCCTGGAAAGTCTACCCCACCTAGGAAG ATAAAAAGCAATGGGACTGGAATGGCAGTGTCAGATGAGCGTGTTGACTATGTGGTTGTGGACCAGCAACGGACACAGGCCCTTAAGAGCACCCGGGAGGCCTGGAACGACGGCCGCCAatccacagagacagacacccTTTCCAAAGGACCCAAGTGA
- the gab1 gene encoding GRB2-associated-binding protein 1 isoform X2 yields MSGGDVVCSGWLRKSPPEKKLRRYAWKKRWFVLRSGRLTGDPDVLEYYKNDHAKKPIRVIDLNLCEQVDAGLTFNKKDLEHSFIFDIKTIDRVFYLVADTEEEMNKWVRCICDICGFNPTDDEAAKAAHQSAIGGLVVDTPPHPALGHIAGPPAVLSSVPPPYQPVRVRHLDSQSSSDEPQDYLWLVNCESKKPEPNSSVQLHSPLEGDQEYLLLEECESKTLPPQASLAHAECSKSTSSETDLNDNVPSHRTPTSAGSAKHTSHNGFFPQYPAPASASSIYDSPPSHGASISTDGGLYHLPRSYSQDTVLLPKSASSPPAHPDSGDGSELYVFNTPSRKPSMESQMRNLSISYDIPPTPGANCTYQVPRTLSVSTGVGGSEGGGDVVPPPRPPKPLLSSTSGPPPPPAERSPTDTYCVPRSASETDGNYCVPTSAGNKALRSNTIGTGDCSRLRKDFGSQDCYDIPRSFPSEKSCSFDFNESFNSYFKNKGMMPVGSQSTEEVDQNYVPMSANSPSHHHSGSLSEPMHEPDYVPMTPSTMEFSSLGKQVPPPAHMGFRSSPKTPPRRPMLSECQPPPVDRNLKPDRKGQSPKIIRAKGVGLERTDSQTVGEFPRGRRKGRPAPLEIKPLPEWEEPCTPVRSPVTRSFAREEESFYCTVPITPVKREVEELDTVEENMKLGAPMTADGGSSPMVKPKGDKQVEYLDLDLDPGKSTPPRKIKSNGTGMAVSDERVDYVVVDQQRTQALKSTREAWNDGRQSTETDTLSKGPK; encoded by the exons GCATGGAAGAAGCGGTGGTTTGTTCTTCGCAGTGGGCGTCTGACAGGCGACCCAGACGTGTTGGAGTACTACAAGAATGACCACGCTAAGAAGCCCATCCGTGTGATTGATCTCAACTTGTGTGAGCAG GTGGACGCTGGGCTGACGTTCAACAAGAAGGACTTGGAGCACAGCTTCATATTCGACATCAAAACCATTGACCGTGTCTTCTACCTGGTGGCTGACACAGAAGAAGAGATGAATAAGTGGGTTCGCTGCATCTGCGACATCTGTGGTTTTAACCCCACTGATGACG AGGCAGCAAAAGCTGCTCACCAGTCAGCCATCGGGGGCCTGGTAGTGGACACCCCACCACACCCAGCACTGGGTCATATTGCCGGTCCACCAGCAGTGCTGTCCAGTGTGCCCCCACCATACCAGCCGGTCAGAGTGCGTCACCTGGACTCTCAGTCCAGTTCAGATGAGCCCCAGGATTACCTATGGCTGGTCAACTGTGAGAGCAAAAAGCCTGAACCCAACAG CTCAGTGCAGCTTCACTCTCCACTGGAGGGAGACCAGGAGTATTTGCTTCTGGAGGAGTGTGAGAGCAAGACTCTTCCTCCCCAGGCTAGTCT AGCCCATGCTGAGTGTTCCAAGTCTACCTCGTCAGAGACAGACCTGAATGACAACGTCCCCTCTCACCGCACGCCCACATCCGCCGGCTCAGCTAAACACACCTCACACAACGGATTCTTCCCACAGTACCCAGCGCCTGCCTCCGCCTCTTCCATCTATGACTCGCCTCCATCACACGGCGCCTCCATCTCAACTGATGGCGGCCTTTACCACCTCCCTCGAAGCTACTCCCAGGACACTGTGCTGCTCCCAAAGTCAGCCTCTTCCCCTCCAGCCCATCCAGACAGCGGGGATGGCTCTGAGCTCTATGTCTTCAACACACCGTCACGGAAGCCCTCAATGGAGTCACAGATGCGTAACCTTTCCATCAGTTATGACATCCCACCTACACCTGGCGCAAACTGTACCTACCAGGTTCCCCGCACTTTGTCAGTGTCGACAGGGGTAGGAGGCTCAGAGGGTGGGGGAGATGTAGTACCCCCTCCCAGACCACCCAAGCCTTTGCTCAGTTCCACCTCAGGACCTCCACCACCCCCTGCTGAGCGCTCACCTACGGACACCTATTGTGTGCCTCGCTCAGCATCAGAGACGGATGGAAACTACTGTGTGCCTACTAGTGCTGGGAATAAGGCTTTACGCAGCAACACTATTGGCACTGGGGACTGTTCACGCCTCCGCAAAG atTTCGGATCCCAGGACTGCTATGACATTCCTAGATCATTCCCCTCTGAAAAAAGCTGCTCATTTGACTTCAATGAAAGCTTCAACAGCTACTTT aaaaacaaaggaaTGATGCCAGTGGGCAGCCAGTCCACAGAAGAGGTAGACCAGAACTATGTACCCATGAGTGCCAACTCCCCGTCACACCATCACTCAGGCAGTTTGTCGGAGCCGATGCACGAACCAGACTATGTGCCCATGACCCCAAGCACCATGGAGTTCTCCTCCCTGGGAAAGCAGGTCCCCCCACCCGCCCACATGGGCTTCCGCTCCAGTCCCAAGACCCCTCCTCGCAGGCCAATGCTCAGTGAATGCCAGCCCCCACCTGTAGACCGAAATCTTAAACCTGACCGCAAAG GTCAGAGTCCTAAAATAATAAGAGCAAAAGGTGTTGGTTTAGAGCGAACCGACTCTCAAACCGTAGGTGAATTCCCGAGGGGACGACGCAAGG GAAGACCCGCTCCACTGGAGATAAAACCATTGCCGGAATGGGAGGAGCCCTGTACGCCTGTACGCTCGCCTGTCACACGGTCATTCGCTCGGGA AGAGGAGTCCTTCTACTGCACAGTCCCCATCACCCCTGTTAAGAGGGAGGTGGAGGAACTTGACACCGTAGAGGAG AACATGAAGCTTGGTGCCCCCATGACTGCTGATGGTGGGAGCAGCCCTATGGTGAAGCCAAAGGGAGACAAACAGGTGGAGTACCTGGATTTGGATCTTGACCCTGGAAAGTCTACCCCACCTAGGAAG ATAAAAAGCAATGGGACTGGAATGGCAGTGTCAGATGAGCGTGTTGACTATGTGGTTGTGGACCAGCAACGGACACAGGCCCTTAAGAGCACCCGGGAGGCCTGGAACGACGGCCGCCAatccacagagacagacacccTTTCCAAAGGACCCAAGTGA